In Patulibacter sp. SYSU D01012, a single window of DNA contains:
- a CDS encoding L,D-transpeptidase, whose protein sequence is MRRPRRIAAVVAAGLIAPAAAASSAGADAADPLAPTARAAHVAHVVVATAVRSAPGGGRPRGRVGTTAPWGGGPVRLLVLASAADDRGVRWLRVRLPERPNDRDGWIREHHVRLGVTRWRLVVAVRRRTLEARHDGRVVRRFRVVVGAPGTPTPTGRFAVAERIRQSSGSELGSWALHLTAHSDVLDDYGGGPGRVAIHGRAGALLRDPLGTARSHGCVRMDDAAVRWLAARAREGTPVDVRR, encoded by the coding sequence GTGCGCCGCCCCCGGCGGATCGCCGCCGTCGTCGCCGCCGGGCTGATCGCCCCGGCGGCGGCCGCGTCGTCCGCCGGGGCGGACGCGGCCGACCCGCTGGCCCCCACGGCGCGGGCGGCGCACGTCGCGCACGTCGTGGTCGCGACCGCGGTGCGGAGCGCGCCGGGCGGCGGCCGGCCGCGCGGCCGGGTCGGCACGACGGCGCCCTGGGGCGGCGGGCCGGTGCGGCTGCTCGTGCTGGCGTCCGCCGCGGACGACCGCGGCGTGCGCTGGCTGCGCGTCCGCCTGCCCGAGCGGCCGAACGACCGCGACGGCTGGATCCGCGAGCACCACGTGCGGCTGGGCGTCACCCGCTGGCGGCTCGTCGTGGCCGTCCGCCGCCGCACCCTCGAGGCGCGGCACGACGGCCGGGTCGTGCGCCGCTTCCGCGTCGTCGTCGGCGCCCCCGGCACGCCCACGCCGACGGGGCGCTTCGCCGTCGCGGAGCGCATCCGGCAGTCGTCCGGCAGCGAGCTGGGCTCGTGGGCGCTGCACCTGACCGCCCACTCCGACGTGCTCGACGACTACGGCGGCGGACCGGGGCGGGTGGCGATCCACGGCCGGGCGGGCGCGCTGCTGCGGGACCCCCTGGGCACGGCCCGCTCGCACGGCTGCGTGCGGATGGACGACGCCGCGGTGCGGTGGCTCGCGGCCCGCGCCCGCGAGGGCACGCCCGTCGACGTCCGGCGCTGA
- a CDS encoding isopeptide-forming domain-containing fimbrial protein: protein MLRNVPRPAAVSRALLLLTLLAAALLGAARADAAVTLQKQAPAQVLYGTRSAVTLHLANAAGQPYAYNASVRDVLPAGVDYVPGSARIGGQPLEPTVVRDAPAPGRTTLLFENATDLSPGSAADLTYEVTHSTGLLEVGDAYTNTATGYASTAPRVVPQFDASGRPPATQPAEIMVTGDSSATTDIAALEITKDEPSPEGEIVRGVHDHQTVYTLRVRNNGVRTTTGIAVDDYLPAGLEFLGCGQVDHTTSAGTNPGSDREYDGAPTLAGRRAAPADCVAPALVETVRVDPDGAGPLPLAVYTHVRWNALGQLAAGDDLTIRYLAAVPIRENTLDWATGDATTGGATPATTGAQAANLGNNSGPETTDEQPLTNLARAAGVYRGDDADPARHRDVEDTTTLTRTAEDVAVQKSVDRGDVAQDAISRWTFDVQTSEYRTVRDIVVDDVLPNGLCPLGATNLEGGGQRSTECDPVAGEVPTLPYASTTERADGTWALRWNVPDMGASDTYSLRFSTRTRRFYQQDFADDTANPVRTGDSWTNRITLTANDFRRIVSGQPVPGDEADGTQDVDASAASQETNAVTIDKTVLGAPGKTSVPTAADCATLGAYGDATPRYAPGDRVCWKLRVDFASQTDSGTPIVRDFLPPGFAYEAGSARTTADNTVAGVPAPTVDGDTLTWSLADVPTGGKVFDVVIATRVEKQVADVAGQITGNLMKLSFRNTAGTTFPRRDRVEVQREDALLALRKGVAAVDGVNDRTFAPPAKDVTVSGGDAVTYAVDVRNDGARDAVTAEVWDRLPAGITCADVVPTSISAGGACADGALGGDARIRWTGVDVDAGDSVRLTYVVRVPTTFAPAHVFTNTAGVVTYGSPTNVGGGDTFTYVPQDNIDPTKTSPNAERADDTATIRTPNAAVAKRQATSITATGNNGPDQATIGERIQYEVDVRVPAGTTIYGDDPALTDPLGRRVTVEGTPTVTQSGGTAATPTASVTGDPTAGQGIRLAFGGPYANAATTDAVFTVRFTVIVDDDAGTFRSTSGTQNASSRIQNTATLAYDETAAGTPVTRPSNTTTATIVEPNLGLAKTVQGNADGVLSPDEVVRYRLAITNAGSNVTISRDSVVTDTLPVDLLPLTPGGALAADGDPVGTDGTPGTWNAAARTITWTVGDIAPGATPTRTFDVRVKSPPAAGANITNTARVTGSSLAGASADERSATSPVRTTGYVATGSLTLPIAGGTLTKRVDRPTATVGDPLTYTLEYTLPANLRFNDLTVLDTLPDGVALDPDVTPQITCVSCTLGAANPSTPTVLGPRDDASGTTTVGFYLGDVPDATQARTVRVTFGAYVEDAYAAAGGGTVDRGDVLTNRATVHYDDDAHDQAPPTDVPAPGDYTSHSDEATASTTVIAPRLTVNKDVAGQVADTDVRTVDPAQDVTYTVTVRNTGDADAYDVDASDTLNPRLRDVALVGTTPAGETRTLAGGALAWRIDRIPAGGSASLQYTAKVAPSSELTQSAQIANMASVPSYWEAPKATRDEHAPPRAYVHHTETPPDVVTLDVTLPAVHVEKTTGAAGLPETADAQVGEGFPWRIVVTNPGRATAHDVRVTDTLPAGWTYQAGSAAFASTPGGIAPAATEPTVAGRDLTWADIGDVPAGGQVVLTLRAVPGLAARGAANPQQNAVAVAATDASGASASQAGPYADDDTAGANLRLPTLEVTKTPDGADVTAGTTGTYTVRVRNTSTDAPAREVVVTDTLGTDQTYTAGSATATPATGFAEASSSRDATSGVTTTEWRIAAIPAGGSVDIAVPVAVAASAPAGTALTNGASVVSREVTTPATDDGSLTPRARADVGIVKTASAPRATAGGEVAYTLKVTNHGPSDATGVEVADDLPAALTAVSAPGCTVADGRQIRCAVGALAAGASTERTVTAKIASGATGTVRNVATVRQTTGGNDPANDASAVDVTLDAAADVAVTKTVDRAQVPQGQDVRYAITVENTGVSDATDVVLEDPVPAGLRVVGTPAGCDVAGNAVRCELGTMVPGAKRTFEVVARAVDAGATTNVATVTTPTAQTDTTNDRDDADVTVLPVADLSVEKTAAAQVAPDGTLDYALTVRNAGPSDATGVVLTDTLPAGLELVGLPAGCAASGTTVTCAIGDLASGDERVVAVRTHVPYALAGTTITNVASVRGDQLDTTPENDGDDATTTVGPAADLSIAKTAGGAIAGGAATWTITVRNAGPSTATGVTVRDALPEGTAFRAAAPSQGACRADGRDVTCELGDLPSGGSAQIAVAATVDGGLTGATLRNVAEVTGREPDPKPGDERATADVVVQRAPAVQPRLRVTKVASTTAPRLGGEVTYRVVVENVGEVRANDVRMTDTMNAPVRIGRVTPTQGTCRPDGASAIGCSLGALEPGQRVTVTTTVTPLRAGGLRNTATVQAVGQVLQDPAGATAGAGTGAVADVRVGTRRTRVGLTKRASRSVVRGGETVTFTIRATMPKRVAGAGVRVCDRLPDGLTYVRAKGATFRRGQACWTVGYLAPGRTRTFRIVARAERSGRERRVRNRAVVTGDNVVRRTASARVRITPAALRADGGVTG from the coding sequence GTGCTCCGGAACGTCCCCCGTCCAGCCGCCGTCTCTCGCGCCCTCCTCCTCCTGACGCTGCTCGCCGCCGCGCTGCTCGGGGCGGCCCGCGCCGACGCCGCCGTCACGCTGCAGAAGCAGGCGCCGGCGCAGGTGCTCTACGGCACCCGATCAGCGGTCACGCTGCACCTGGCCAACGCGGCCGGCCAGCCGTACGCCTACAACGCGTCCGTGCGCGACGTGCTGCCCGCTGGCGTGGACTACGTGCCCGGCAGCGCCCGCATCGGCGGGCAGCCCCTGGAGCCGACCGTCGTGCGCGACGCGCCGGCCCCCGGGCGGACCACGCTCCTGTTCGAGAACGCCACCGACCTAAGCCCCGGGTCGGCCGCCGACCTGACGTACGAGGTCACGCACTCGACCGGCCTGCTCGAGGTCGGCGACGCCTACACGAACACCGCGACGGGCTACGCGAGCACCGCGCCGCGCGTCGTGCCCCAGTTCGACGCGTCGGGCCGCCCGCCGGCGACCCAGCCCGCCGAGATCATGGTCACGGGCGACAGCTCGGCCACCACCGACATCGCGGCGCTCGAGATCACGAAGGACGAGCCCAGCCCCGAGGGCGAGATCGTCCGCGGCGTCCACGACCACCAGACCGTCTACACGCTGCGGGTCCGCAACAACGGCGTCCGCACCACCACCGGCATCGCCGTCGACGACTACCTGCCCGCCGGCCTGGAGTTCCTGGGCTGCGGCCAGGTCGACCACACCACGTCGGCCGGCACGAACCCGGGCAGCGACCGCGAGTACGACGGCGCCCCGACCCTGGCCGGCCGGCGCGCCGCCCCCGCCGACTGCGTCGCCCCCGCCCTGGTCGAGACGGTCCGCGTCGACCCCGACGGCGCCGGCCCGCTGCCCCTGGCGGTCTACACGCACGTGCGCTGGAACGCGCTCGGCCAGCTCGCCGCCGGCGACGACCTGACGATCCGCTACCTCGCCGCGGTGCCGATCCGCGAGAACACGCTCGACTGGGCGACGGGCGACGCGACGACCGGCGGCGCCACCCCCGCGACGACGGGCGCGCAGGCGGCCAACCTGGGCAACAACTCGGGCCCCGAGACGACGGACGAGCAGCCGCTCACGAACCTCGCGCGCGCCGCGGGCGTCTACCGCGGCGACGACGCCGACCCGGCGCGCCACCGCGACGTCGAGGACACGACGACGCTGACGCGCACCGCCGAGGACGTCGCGGTGCAGAAGTCCGTCGATCGCGGCGACGTCGCGCAGGACGCGATCAGTCGCTGGACCTTCGACGTCCAGACCTCCGAGTACCGCACCGTCCGCGACATCGTCGTCGACGACGTCCTGCCGAACGGCCTGTGCCCGCTCGGCGCCACCAACCTGGAGGGCGGCGGCCAGCGGAGCACGGAGTGCGACCCGGTCGCCGGCGAGGTGCCGACGCTGCCCTACGCGTCCACGACGGAGCGGGCCGACGGCACGTGGGCGCTCCGCTGGAACGTGCCGGACATGGGCGCGTCCGACACGTACTCCCTGCGCTTCTCGACGCGCACGCGGCGCTTCTACCAGCAGGACTTCGCCGACGACACGGCCAACCCGGTCCGCACCGGCGACTCGTGGACCAACCGCATCACGCTGACCGCGAACGACTTCCGGCGCATCGTGAGCGGCCAGCCCGTCCCGGGCGACGAGGCCGACGGCACGCAGGACGTCGACGCGTCCGCCGCGTCGCAGGAGACGAACGCCGTCACGATCGACAAGACCGTCCTGGGGGCCCCGGGCAAGACGTCCGTCCCGACCGCCGCGGACTGCGCCACGCTCGGCGCCTACGGCGACGCGACGCCGCGCTACGCCCCGGGCGACCGCGTCTGCTGGAAGCTGCGCGTGGACTTCGCGTCCCAGACCGACTCGGGCACGCCGATCGTGCGCGACTTCCTGCCGCCCGGGTTCGCCTACGAGGCCGGCTCCGCCCGCACGACCGCGGACAACACCGTGGCCGGCGTCCCCGCGCCGACGGTCGACGGCGACACCCTCACGTGGAGCCTGGCCGACGTCCCGACGGGCGGCAAGGTCTTCGACGTCGTCATCGCGACCCGCGTCGAGAAGCAGGTCGCCGACGTCGCCGGGCAGATCACCGGCAACCTGATGAAGCTGTCGTTCCGCAACACCGCGGGCACGACCTTCCCCCGCCGCGACCGCGTCGAGGTCCAGCGCGAGGACGCGCTGCTGGCGCTCCGGAAGGGCGTCGCCGCGGTCGACGGCGTGAACGACCGCACCTTCGCCCCGCCGGCGAAGGACGTGACGGTCTCGGGCGGCGACGCCGTGACCTACGCGGTCGACGTGCGCAACGACGGCGCGCGCGACGCGGTCACCGCCGAGGTCTGGGACCGCCTGCCGGCCGGCATCACCTGCGCCGACGTCGTGCCGACGAGCATCTCGGCCGGCGGCGCCTGCGCCGACGGCGCGCTGGGCGGCGACGCCCGCATCCGCTGGACGGGCGTCGACGTCGACGCCGGCGACAGCGTGCGCCTGACGTACGTCGTGCGGGTGCCGACGACGTTCGCCCCCGCCCACGTCTTCACGAACACGGCGGGCGTCGTCACGTACGGCAGCCCGACGAACGTCGGCGGCGGCGACACGTTCACGTACGTCCCGCAGGACAACATCGACCCGACGAAGACGAGCCCGAACGCCGAACGCGCGGACGACACCGCGACGATCCGCACGCCGAACGCGGCAGTCGCCAAGCGCCAGGCCACGTCGATCACGGCGACCGGCAACAACGGCCCGGACCAGGCCACGATCGGCGAGCGGATCCAGTACGAGGTCGACGTGCGCGTGCCCGCCGGCACCACGATCTACGGCGACGACCCGGCGCTGACCGACCCGCTCGGCCGGCGCGTGACCGTCGAGGGCACGCCCACCGTCACGCAGAGCGGCGGCACCGCGGCCACCCCGACGGCGAGCGTCACCGGCGACCCGACCGCCGGCCAGGGCATCCGCCTGGCGTTCGGCGGCCCCTACGCCAACGCCGCGACGACCGACGCCGTCTTCACCGTCCGCTTCACCGTGATCGTCGACGACGACGCCGGCACCTTCCGGTCGACGTCGGGCACGCAGAACGCGAGCAGCCGCATCCAGAACACCGCGACGCTCGCCTACGACGAGACCGCGGCGGGCACGCCCGTCACCCGGCCCAGCAACACGACGACGGCGACGATCGTCGAGCCGAACCTGGGCCTCGCCAAGACCGTCCAGGGCAACGCGGACGGCGTGCTCAGCCCGGACGAGGTCGTGCGCTACCGCCTGGCGATCACCAACGCCGGCAGCAACGTCACGATCTCGCGCGACTCCGTCGTCACGGACACGCTGCCCGTCGACCTGCTGCCCCTGACCCCGGGCGGCGCGCTGGCAGCGGACGGCGACCCGGTCGGCACGGACGGCACGCCCGGCACGTGGAACGCGGCCGCGCGCACCATCACCTGGACCGTCGGCGACATCGCCCCCGGCGCCACGCCCACCCGCACGTTCGACGTGCGCGTGAAGTCCCCGCCGGCCGCCGGCGCGAACATCACCAACACCGCGCGCGTCACCGGCAGCAGCCTGGCCGGCGCGTCGGCCGACGAGCGCAGCGCCACGTCCCCGGTCCGCACGACGGGGTACGTCGCCACCGGCAGCCTGACCCTGCCGATCGCCGGCGGCACGCTGACGAAGCGGGTGGACCGCCCGACGGCCACGGTCGGCGACCCGCTGACCTACACGCTGGAGTACACGCTCCCGGCCAACCTGCGGTTCAACGACCTGACGGTCCTCGACACGCTGCCCGACGGCGTCGCGCTGGATCCCGACGTGACGCCGCAGATCACCTGCGTCTCGTGCACGCTCGGCGCCGCGAACCCGTCGACGCCCACGGTCCTCGGGCCGCGGGACGACGCGTCCGGCACCACGACGGTCGGCTTCTACCTGGGCGACGTGCCCGACGCCACGCAGGCGCGCACGGTGCGGGTGACGTTCGGCGCGTACGTCGAGGACGCGTACGCGGCGGCCGGCGGCGGCACCGTCGACCGCGGTGACGTCCTGACCAACCGCGCCACCGTCCACTACGACGACGACGCGCACGACCAGGCGCCGCCGACCGACGTGCCGGCCCCCGGCGACTACACGAGCCACAGCGACGAGGCGACGGCGTCCACCACGGTGATCGCGCCGCGCCTGACGGTGAACAAGGACGTCGCCGGCCAGGTGGCCGACACCGACGTGCGCACCGTCGACCCGGCCCAGGACGTCACCTACACCGTCACGGTCCGCAACACGGGCGACGCCGACGCCTACGACGTCGACGCGTCCGACACGCTCAACCCGCGGCTGCGCGACGTCGCGCTCGTCGGGACGACCCCGGCGGGCGAGACCCGCACGCTCGCGGGCGGCGCGCTGGCCTGGCGCATCGACCGCATCCCCGCGGGCGGCAGCGCGAGCCTGCAGTACACCGCGAAGGTCGCGCCGTCGAGCGAGCTGACGCAGAGCGCCCAGATCGCCAACATGGCGTCCGTGCCCTCCTACTGGGAGGCCCCGAAGGCCACCCGCGACGAGCACGCGCCGCCGCGCGCCTACGTGCACCACACCGAGACGCCGCCCGACGTCGTCACGCTCGACGTGACGCTGCCGGCCGTCCACGTCGAGAAGACCACCGGCGCTGCGGGCCTGCCCGAGACGGCCGACGCCCAGGTCGGCGAGGGGTTCCCGTGGCGGATCGTCGTCACCAACCCCGGCCGCGCCACGGCGCACGACGTGCGGGTGACCGACACGCTGCCCGCCGGCTGGACGTACCAGGCCGGGTCCGCCGCGTTCGCCTCGACGCCGGGCGGCATCGCGCCCGCCGCCACGGAGCCCACGGTGGCCGGTCGCGACCTGACGTGGGCCGACATCGGCGACGTGCCGGCGGGCGGGCAGGTCGTCCTGACCCTGCGCGCCGTCCCGGGCCTCGCCGCCCGCGGCGCCGCGAACCCGCAGCAGAACGCCGTCGCGGTCGCGGCGACGGACGCCTCGGGCGCGAGCGCGTCGCAGGCCGGGCCGTACGCCGACGACGACACAGCCGGCGCGAACCTGCGCCTGCCCACCCTCGAGGTGACGAAGACGCCGGACGGCGCCGACGTCACCGCCGGGACGACGGGCACCTACACGGTGCGGGTGCGCAACACGAGCACCGACGCGCCGGCCCGCGAGGTCGTCGTGACGGACACGCTCGGCACGGACCAGACGTACACGGCCGGCAGCGCCACGGCGACCCCGGCCACGGGCTTCGCCGAGGCCTCGAGCAGCCGTGACGCCACGAGCGGCGTCACGACGACGGAGTGGCGCATCGCGGCGATCCCGGCCGGCGGCAGCGTCGACATCGCGGTCCCCGTCGCGGTCGCCGCCTCGGCGCCCGCGGGCACGGCCCTGACCAACGGCGCGTCCGTCGTGTCGCGCGAGGTCACGACGCCGGCGACGGACGACGGCAGCCTGACGCCCCGGGCGCGGGCGGACGTGGGCATCGTGAAGACGGCGAGCGCGCCGCGGGCGACCGCGGGCGGCGAGGTCGCCTACACGCTGAAGGTCACCAACCACGGCCCGTCCGACGCCACCGGCGTCGAGGTCGCCGACGACCTGCCCGCCGCGCTGACCGCCGTCAGCGCCCCGGGCTGCACCGTCGCCGACGGCCGGCAGATCCGCTGCGCCGTGGGCGCGCTGGCCGCCGGCGCGAGCACGGAGCGCACCGTCACGGCGAAGATCGCGAGCGGCGCCACGGGCACGGTCCGCAACGTCGCGACGGTCCGCCAGACCACGGGCGGCAACGACCCGGCGAACGACGCGTCCGCCGTCGACGTCACCCTGGACGCCGCCGCCGACGTCGCGGTGACGAAGACGGTGGACCGCGCCCAGGTCCCGCAGGGCCAGGACGTCCGGTACGCGATCACGGTCGAGAACACGGGCGTGTCCGACGCCACCGACGTGGTGCTCGAGGACCCGGTCCCGGCCGGTCTGCGGGTCGTCGGCACGCCCGCGGGCTGCGACGTCGCGGGCAACGCCGTGCGCTGCGAGCTCGGGACGATGGTCCCGGGCGCCAAGCGGACGTTCGAGGTCGTCGCCCGGGCGGTCGACGCGGGCGCGACGACGAACGTCGCCACGGTCACCACCCCGACGGCGCAGACGGACACGACGAACGACCGCGACGACGCGGACGTGACGGTCCTGCCCGTGGCCGACCTGTCGGTCGAGAAGACGGCCGCGGCCCAGGTCGCGCCGGACGGCACGCTCGACTACGCCCTGACGGTCCGCAACGCCGGCCCGTCCGACGCGACCGGCGTCGTCCTGACCGACACGCTGCCCGCGGGCCTCGAGCTCGTCGGGCTGCCGGCCGGCTGCGCGGCGTCCGGCACCACCGTGACCTGCGCGATCGGGGACCTGGCGTCCGGCGACGAGCGGGTCGTCGCGGTGCGCACGCACGTCCCCTACGCGCTGGCGGGCACGACGATCACGAACGTGGCGTCCGTCCGCGGCGACCAGCTGGACACCACGCCCGAGAACGACGGCGACGACGCGACGACGACCGTCGGGCCGGCCGCCGACCTGTCGATCGCCAAGACGGCGGGCGGCGCGATCGCCGGCGGGGCCGCGACGTGGACGATCACCGTCCGCAACGCCGGCCCGTCGACGGCGACGGGCGTCACCGTCCGCGACGCGCTGCCGGAGGGCACCGCCTTCCGCGCCGCCGCGCCCAGCCAGGGCGCCTGCCGCGCCGACGGCCGCGACGTGACGTGCGAGCTGGGCGACCTGCCGTCCGGCGGCAGCGCGCAGATCGCCGTCGCGGCGACGGTCGACGGCGGCCTGACCGGCGCGACGCTCCGCAACGTCGCCGAGGTGACCGGGCGCGAGCCCGACCCGAAGCCGGGCGACGAGCGCGCGACCGCCGACGTCGTCGTGCAGCGCGCGCCCGCCGTCCAGCCGCGCCTGCGGGTGACGAAGGTCGCCAGCACGACCGCGCCGCGCCTCGGCGGCGAGGTGACGTACCGCGTGGTGGTGGAGAACGTCGGCGAGGTCCGGGCGAACGACGTCCGGATGACCGACACCATGAACGCGCCGGTGCGCATCGGCCGCGTCACGCCGACGCAGGGCACCTGCCGCCCCGACGGCGCCAGCGCCATCGGCTGCTCCCTCGGCGCGCTCGAGCCGGGCCAGCGGGTCACCGTCACCACGACGGTGACGCCGCTCCGGGCCGGGGGCCTGCGGAACACGGCGACGGTCCAGGCGGTCGGCCAGGTGCTGCAGGACCCGGCCGGCGCGACCGCCGGCGCGGGCACCGGGGCCGTCGCCGACGTCCGCGTCGGCACGCGGCGCACGCGCGTCGGGCTGACGAAGCGCGCGTCGCGCTCCGTCGTCCGCGGCGGCGAGACGGTGACGTTCACGATCCGCGCGACGATGCCCAAGCGGGTCGCCGGCGCCGGCGTGCGCGTGTGCGACCGCCTGCCGGACGGCCTGACGTACGTCCGGGCGAAGGGCGCCACGTTCCGCCGCGGCCAGGCCTGCTGGACCGTCGGGTACCTGGCGCCCGGCCGCACGCGGACGTTCCGGATCGTCGCGCGGGCCGAGCGCAGCGGGCGGGAGCGCCGCGTGCGCAACCGCGCGGTCGTGACGGGCGACAACGTCGTCCGCCGCACCGCCTCCGCGCGCGTCCGCATCACCCCGGCGGCGCTGCGCGCCGACGGGGGCGTGACGGGCTGA
- a CDS encoding ABC transporter ATP-binding protein, whose amino-acid sequence MDETNPTPSGPRPLRNVPTSDAPLDLRRIVRLFRPYRGRVAAVAGLIALSALLGLAQPLLIREIVDVALPDRDTTLLTLLVLGMVGAAVIGSALDVGQTYLSNTIGQRVMHDLRTRVYEHLQRMSLAFFTRTRSGEVQSRIANDIGGMQGVVTSTVTSLVSSFTTVLATLVAMLLLDWRLALATLAVVPLFVWLTRTVGKARRRIVTQRQKRLADMSAVVEESLSISGIVLTRTMGRSADLVGRFAASSGTVADLEVRSAMAGRWRMASVQIAFAAMPALVYWLAGWTSAHGGSFVTIGTLVAFTTLQTRLLMPMVTLLRLGVEIQSSLALFTRVFEYLDTPIDVEDPADPVRLDPATARGAVRFEHVSFAYDPRGGQTLDDVDLEVPAGGTLAIVGETGSGKTTLGYLVARMYDVGEGRVTIDGVDVRDLSADDRAGLVGVVAQETYLLHSSVAENLRFAKPDATDDELVEAARAAQIHDLIASLPDGYDTVVGERGYRFSGGEKQRLAIARAMLRNPPVLVLDEATSALDTRTEHAVQQALERLSADRTTIAIAHRLSTVRDADRIVVLDHGRVVEQGTHEELLARGGAYAALVERDREGAELDLAA is encoded by the coding sequence ATGGACGAGACCAACCCCACCCCCTCAGGACCCCGCCCGCTGCGGAACGTCCCCACCTCGGACGCGCCGCTCGACCTGCGGCGGATCGTCCGCCTCTTCCGCCCGTACCGCGGCCGCGTCGCCGCCGTCGCGGGCCTGATCGCGCTCTCCGCGCTGCTCGGCCTGGCCCAGCCGCTGCTGATCCGCGAGATCGTCGACGTCGCGCTGCCGGACCGCGACACGACGCTGCTGACCCTGCTCGTCCTGGGCATGGTCGGCGCGGCGGTGATCGGCTCGGCGCTCGACGTCGGCCAGACGTACCTGTCGAACACGATCGGCCAGCGGGTCATGCACGACCTGCGCACGCGGGTCTACGAGCACCTGCAGCGGATGTCGCTCGCGTTCTTCACCCGCACGCGCTCGGGCGAGGTGCAGTCGCGCATCGCCAACGACATCGGCGGCATGCAGGGCGTCGTCACCTCGACGGTCACCAGCCTGGTCTCGTCGTTCACCACGGTGCTCGCGACGCTCGTCGCGATGCTGCTGCTCGACTGGCGCCTGGCCCTGGCGACGCTGGCCGTCGTCCCGCTCTTCGTGTGGCTGACCCGCACCGTCGGCAAGGCGCGGCGGCGGATCGTCACCCAGCGGCAGAAGCGCCTGGCGGACATGTCGGCGGTCGTCGAGGAGTCGCTGTCGATCAGCGGCATCGTCCTGACCCGCACCATGGGCCGCTCGGCCGACCTGGTGGGCCGCTTCGCCGCCTCCTCGGGCACGGTCGCCGACCTGGAGGTGCGCTCCGCGATGGCCGGCCGCTGGCGCATGGCGTCGGTGCAGATCGCCTTCGCCGCGATGCCGGCGCTCGTCTACTGGCTCGCCGGCTGGACGAGCGCCCACGGGGGCAGCTTCGTCACGATCGGCACCCTCGTCGCGTTCACCACGTTGCAGACCCGCCTGCTCATGCCGATGGTCACGCTGCTGCGCCTGGGCGTCGAGATCCAGTCCTCGCTGGCCCTCTTCACGCGCGTCTTCGAGTACCTCGACACGCCGATCGACGTCGAGGATCCGGCCGACCCGGTGCGCCTGGACCCGGCCACGGCCCGCGGCGCGGTGCGCTTCGAGCACGTCTCCTTCGCTTACGACCCGCGCGGCGGCCAGACGCTCGACGACGTGGACCTGGAGGTCCCGGCCGGCGGCACGCTGGCGATCGTCGGCGAGACCGGCTCGGGCAAGACGACCCTGGGCTACCTCGTCGCGCGGATGTACGACGTGGGGGAGGGGCGCGTGACGATCGACGGGGTCGACGTGCGCGACCTGTCCGCCGACGACCGCGCCGGTCTGGTCGGCGTCGTCGCCCAGGAGACCTACCTGCTGCACTCGTCCGTCGCCGAGAACCTGCGCTTCGCCAAGCCCGACGCGACGGACGACGAGCTCGTCGAGGCCGCCCGCGCGGCGCAGATCCACGACCTGATCGCGTCGCTGCCCGACGGCTACGACACGGTGGTCGGCGAGCGCGGGTACCGCTTCTCGGGCGGCGAGAAGCAGCGCCTGGCGATCGCCCGCGCGATGCTGCGCAACCCGCCGGTCCTGGTGCTGGACGAGGCCACGAGCGCGCTGGACACTCGCACCGAGCACGCGGTGCAGCAGGCGCTCGAGCGCCTGTCGGCCGACCGCACGACGATCGCGATCGCGCACCGCCTGTCGACCGTCCGCGACGCCGACCGGATCGTCGTCCTGGACCACGGGCGCGTGGTCGAGCAGGGCACCCACGAGGAGCTGCTGGCCCGCGGCGGCGCGTACGCGGCCCTCGTCGAGCGGGACCGCGAGGGCGCCGAGCTGGACCTGGCGGCGTAG
- a CDS encoding MarR family transcriptional regulator has protein sequence MSDAPHAPADAASLGELLTRAARAIHAQSRELLAPLGMTPAEARALRTLAKSGGPLRMVELAERMHVVPRTVTTLVDALESGGLLERRPDPDDRRSTRVHLTQRGEERLEQMRRARRDAAGELVSALDADEQAQLRALLEKLDADALLRRRC, from the coding sequence ATGTCCGACGCCCCGCACGCGCCCGCCGACGCGGCGTCCCTGGGCGAGCTGCTGACGCGGGCCGCCCGGGCGATCCACGCGCAGTCGCGCGAGCTGCTCGCGCCCCTCGGGATGACGCCGGCCGAGGCGCGCGCGCTCCGCACCCTGGCGAAGAGCGGCGGGCCGCTGCGGATGGTCGAGCTGGCCGAGCGCATGCACGTCGTGCCCCGCACGGTGACGACCCTGGTCGACGCGCTCGAGAGCGGCGGCCTGCTCGAGCGGCGGCCCGACCCGGACGACCGCCGCTCGACCCGCGTGCACCTGACGCAGCGCGGCGAGGAGCGCCTGGAGCAGATGCGGCGCGCCCGCCGCGACGCCGCCGGCGAGCTGGTGTCGGCGCTCGACGCCGACGAGCAGGCGCAGCTGCGGGCGCTGCTGGAGAAGCTCGACGCCGACGCCCTGCTGCGCCGACGCTGCTGA